The Candidatus Hydrogenisulfobacillus filiaventi sequence CGGCGCGGATCGCGCAGCCAGTCCGGAAAGGGATAGGGCCCGCCCAGGTTGAGCAGCGCCGCTGCCAAGTCATGGTCGGATGCCCACCAGCCGAGGGCGTCCCGGCGCAGCTCCAGCACCACCGGGCGACCGGCTATCACGGTACCCAGGAAGCAGCGATCCGGTTTCCCGACCCGCGCAAAACCCGGAAAGGCAGCCGCAAAAGCGGTCGCCGCCTCCACCGCCGCCGTCGCCGGCAGAAAACCTGAGACCCCCATGTCCTTGCCTCCCGGCCGCGCTGGCCTACCCGAGGCCGGGCAGGCGGAAGGTCTGCGGCCCGGCCTCCAGTTCACGCCGGAAGCGGTCCAGCGACGGCGCATTGGCGGCCACCAGAATCAGGCGGTCGATGACATCGGGTTCCGCCAGGCCTAGCACTTGGCGTACCAGGTCCTCGGGGATCCGGCCGAACCGCCGCTGCAGCACTTCCAGCAAATCCCGGACTGCCTCCCCGGCCGCGGCCGGGGAACCTTCAGTACCGCCCATAATCCGTCCCCTTTCCCGCCGGCGCAGGGCCACCGGACCCGCCTGGCGCCCACTCCCCCCCGGCTGCCCGCCGTCCGGTCCCGGCCTCCTCCCCCGGCGCCGGGGGAGCCAGGCGGCCCAGCCACACCACCACGCCCAAATTGAGGAGCACCAGCACCAGGAAGACCGCAAAGCTCATCTGATAGGGGTGCCCTCCTCCCCGGCTGCCGGCCAGGTACCCCATCAGCGGCGGAATGAGGAACCCGCCCAACGCCCCCAGGCCGCCCACCCATCCGGCGGCTCCGCCCATGGCGTCGGGGACATAGCGGGGGGCCAGTTTAAACACGATCGCATTCTGCAGCCCCATGCCTACCGCCAGCACCACCGTCCCCCCTAAAGCAATCCCAGCGGAGCCGGCCAGCATCACCACCGTTGCCCCGACCCCGATCACCAGTAGGTTGACGGTCAGGGCATAACGGATGGACAGGCGGTCGGCGAGGACCCCGCCCGGCACCCGCACCAGCGAGGTCAGGACCGAATACACTAGGGTGTACAAGCCGGCGGTTTCCAGGGGCAGGTGGTAAGCGGCATGCCAAAAGGAGGGCAACCAGGCGGTCAGGGCCAGGAATCCGCCGAAGGAGGTGAAATAGAGGGTCACCAGGGCCCAGGTGGCCGGCCGTCGGGCGGCCCGCTCCAGCCCTTCCCGGGCGCTACCGACCGGGAGGAGTTCCTGGCCGTACGCCGCCACCCGGGCGGCCGTCACCCGCTCGCCGCGGGCAGCGAGCTGAAACGAGGGGGCATCATGCTGCCAGAGGGCATAGATGAGGAGGATGATCGCCAAAAAACCGGCCCAGGCCAGGTAGGCCGGCACCATGCCCCAGCGGATGACCAGCACCGGCAGGATGCCGGCAAAGAGGCCCGGACCCAGGTTGCCGATCCCGGCGTAAATCCCTAGCGGGCCACCCTGCTGGGAGCGGGGGAACCAGTAAGAAACCTGCCCAATCCCGACGGAGAAAGTCGCGATACCGGCGCCCGACAGCAGCCCCAGGAGGAGCAGCACCGGGTACAGACCTCCCAGGCGAGCCGGATACGCCACGTCCACCAGCGCCGCTGTGCCCAGGATCCCAGTCAGCGCCAGCGCCAGCAGGATCAGAAACGGCCGTTTGCCGCCGATGGCGTCCACCCAGGCGCCGAAGGGAATCCGCAACAAGGAACCGGTGAGGTTGGCGATGGCCGCCAGCAAGCCTCCCTCCAGCGGGCTCAAATGCATGGCCTGCACGAATTTGGGCACCAGGGGCCCGAAGACGGAAACCCCGGCAAACCCCCCGAAAAACCCCACCGTGGCCAGTACCAGGGCGGCCCGGGGACCGCCCCGGACCCCCCCTCCGCCTGACGGCTCCAACATCGCTCATCCCTCCTTAGCCGGGTCCCGGCCCGCGGCCGTCCACCACCAGCCGGACCGCGCC is a genomic window containing:
- a CDS encoding protein of unknown function (Evidence 5 : Unknown function), whose product is MALRRRERGRIMGGTEGSPAAAGEAVRDLLEVLQRRFGRIPEDLVRQVLGLAEPDVIDRLILVAANAPSLDRFRRELEAGPQTFRLPGLG
- a CDS encoding Nitrate/nitrite transporter; this translates as MLEPSGGGGVRGGPRAALVLATVGFFGGFAGVSVFGPLVPKFVQAMHLSPLEGGLLAAIANLTGSLLRIPFGAWVDAIGGKRPFLILLALALTGILGTAALVDVAYPARLGGLYPVLLLLGLLSGAGIATFSVGIGQVSYWFPRSQQGGPLGIYAGIGNLGPGLFAGILPVLVIRWGMVPAYLAWAGFLAIILLIYALWQHDAPSFQLAARGERVTAARVAAYGQELLPVGSAREGLERAARRPATWALVTLYFTSFGGFLALTAWLPSFWHAAYHLPLETAGLYTLVYSVLTSLVRVPGGVLADRLSIRYALTVNLLVIGVGATVVMLAGSAGIALGGTVVLAVGMGLQNAIVFKLAPRYVPDAMGGAAGWVGGLGALGGFLIPPLMGYLAGSRGGGHPYQMSFAVFLVLVLLNLGVVVWLGRLAPPAPGEEAGTGRRAAGGEWAPGGSGGPAPAGKGTDYGRY